TCAGAACCAGGTCGACACTGCCGGAGGGCACGCCCGCCAGTCCGTCGCCGACCCGGAACTCGGCATGCCCCGATACGCCGTTCGCCTTGTACGTCGCCTCCGCCGAGGCCACGGCCTGGAAGGACTCGTCCACGAACAGCACCTCGGCGTCCGGGTCGGCCAGCGCCACCGAGGTACCCACGACGCCGTTGCCGCACCCCAGGTCCACCACCCGCCGGCCCCGCCCCCCGGGCAGATGCCGGAGGAAGAACCGCGTCCCGATGTCGAGCCGGTCGGCGCAGAAGACCCCCGCGTGATTGACGACGGTGCCTCCCGCGGCGGCGCCGATCCCGTCCGGCAGCGTGTAGACGTACGGCCACGGATTGCCGGGCCGCTCCAGGGCGGGCTCCGGTGTGCAGAAGATCAGCCGGGCCTTCCTCTCGGCGAGCGAGGTGCGGGTCGGGCCGAGGATCCGCTCGAACAACGCCAGCGTCGAGGTGTGGATCTCCTTCACCATGCCCGTGCCGACGACGACCGTCCCCGCGTGCACGGCCGGAGCCAGGCGCAGCAACTGGTCCTCCAGCAGCGCCAGGCTCTTCGGCACCCGCACCAGCAGCACGTCGATCCGCTCCGGCGGCGGATCCTGCGTGGTGAGCAGCCGCACCGCACCCGGCTCGACGCCGGCCCGGGCGAGGTTGGCCCGGGTCGCCTCCTGCGCGAGGTGGGAGTCGGTGATCTGCACGGGCC
The Streptomyces tuirus genome window above contains:
- a CDS encoding methyltransferase — its product is MTTPWGEPALTRFPEDPRDRLRAWDASDEYLLRHLAEERVALDGTVVVLGDRWGALVTALAAHRPVQITDSHLAQEATRANLARAGVEPGAVRLLTTQDPPPERIDVLLVRVPKSLALLEDQLLRLAPAVHAGTVVVGTGMVKEIHTSTLALFERILGPTRTSLAERKARLIFCTPEPALERPGNPWPYVYTLPDGIGAAAGGTVVNHAGVFCADRLDIGTRFFLRHLPGGRGRRVVDLGCGNGVVGTSVALADPDAEVLFVDESFQAVASAEATYKANGVSGHAEFRVGDGLAGVPSGSVDLVLNNPPFHSHQATTDATAWRMFTGARRALRPGGELWVIGNRHLGYHVKLRKLFGNSRLVASDPKFVVLKAVKR